A section of the Flavobacteriales bacterium genome encodes:
- the thrS gene encoding threonine--tRNA ligase yields MSINVTLPDGSVRSYDHGVSAMDVAKSISEGLARNVLAAKVNGEVRDANRPLPGDCTLQLLTWNDPDGKATMWHSSAHLMAEAIEALYPGTKFGIGPPIEQGFYYDIDLGERVIGEGDFAAIEARMKELAAKKSVYQRKEVGKADAIAYFKEKDDEYKLELLEGLNDGEITFYTQGGFTDLCRGPHIPDTSFIKAAKVMSVAGAYWRGDEKRKQLTRVYAITFPKQKELDEHLALLEEAKKRDHRKLGKELDLFTFSEKVGPGLPLWLPKGAALRERLVNFMKAAQEKSGYEQVATPHIAHKDLYVTSGHYEKYGKDSFKPIQTPHEGEEFFLKPMNCPHHCEIYKSRPRSYKDLPIRYAEFGTVYRYEQSGELHGLTRVRGFTQDDAHLFCRPDQVKEEFMKVIDLVLKVFKALDLTDYEAQVSLRDKEDRSKYIGSDENWTKAEQAIIDAAAERGLRTVVEYGEAAFYGPKLDFMVKDALGRKWQLGTIQVDYNLPERFELEYVGADNQRHRPVMIHRAPFGSLERFVAVVIEHTAGRFPLWLTPEQAIVLPISDKYLDLARQVAGDLKDSDIRAAVDERSEKIGRKIRDAELAKFPFMLILGEKEAAEGTVSVREQGRGDLGAMSAGSFADLVNERVREQLGGL; encoded by the coding sequence ATGAGCATCAACGTCACCCTTCCGGACGGTTCGGTCCGGAGCTACGACCACGGCGTCAGCGCCATGGACGTGGCCAAGAGCATCAGTGAAGGCCTCGCGCGCAATGTGCTGGCCGCGAAAGTGAACGGCGAGGTGCGCGACGCGAACCGGCCGCTGCCGGGAGACTGCACCCTGCAGCTGCTCACCTGGAACGACCCCGATGGCAAGGCCACGATGTGGCACAGCAGCGCCCACCTGATGGCCGAAGCCATCGAGGCGTTGTACCCCGGCACCAAGTTCGGCATCGGCCCGCCCATCGAGCAGGGCTTCTACTACGACATCGACCTGGGCGAGCGCGTCATCGGCGAGGGCGACTTCGCGGCCATCGAGGCCAGGATGAAGGAGCTCGCCGCGAAGAAGAGCGTGTACCAACGCAAGGAAGTGGGCAAGGCCGACGCCATCGCCTACTTCAAGGAGAAGGACGACGAATACAAGCTGGAGCTGCTCGAGGGCCTCAACGACGGCGAGATCACCTTTTACACACAGGGCGGCTTCACCGACCTGTGCCGCGGGCCGCACATCCCGGACACCTCGTTCATCAAGGCGGCCAAGGTGATGAGCGTGGCGGGCGCCTACTGGCGCGGCGACGAGAAGCGCAAGCAGCTCACCCGCGTGTATGCCATCACCTTCCCCAAGCAGAAGGAGCTCGACGAGCACCTGGCGCTGCTGGAGGAGGCGAAGAAGCGCGACCACCGCAAGCTCGGCAAGGAGCTGGACCTCTTCACCTTCAGCGAGAAGGTGGGGCCCGGCCTGCCCCTGTGGCTGCCCAAGGGCGCCGCCCTGCGCGAGCGGCTGGTCAACTTCATGAAGGCGGCCCAGGAGAAGAGCGGTTACGAGCAGGTGGCCACCCCGCACATCGCGCACAAGGACCTCTACGTCACCAGCGGCCACTACGAGAAGTACGGCAAGGACAGCTTCAAGCCGATCCAGACCCCGCACGAGGGCGAGGAGTTCTTCCTGAAGCCGATGAACTGCCCGCACCACTGCGAGATCTACAAGAGCCGCCCACGCAGCTACAAGGACCTGCCGATCCGCTACGCCGAGTTCGGCACGGTGTACCGCTACGAGCAGAGCGGCGAACTGCACGGCCTCACGCGCGTGCGCGGCTTCACGCAGGACGACGCCCACCTCTTCTGTCGGCCGGACCAGGTGAAGGAGGAGTTCATGAAGGTGATCGACCTGGTGCTGAAGGTGTTCAAAGCGTTGGACCTGACGGACTACGAGGCACAGGTCAGTCTGCGCGACAAGGAGGACCGCAGCAAGTACATCGGTTCGGACGAGAACTGGACCAAGGCCGAGCAGGCCATCATCGATGCGGCCGCCGAGCGGGGGCTGAGGACGGTGGTGGAGTACGGCGAGGCGGCCTTCTACGGCCCCAAGCTGGACTTCATGGTGAAGGACGCCCTGGGCCGCAAATGGCAGCTGGGCACCATCCAGGTGGACTACAACCTGCCGGAGCGCTTCGAGCTGGAATACGTGGGGGCCGACAACCAGCGCCACCGGCCGGTGATGATCCACCGGGCGCCCTTCGGCAGCCTGGAGCGCTTTGTGGCCGTGGTGATCGAGCACACCGCCGGCCGCTTCCCGCTCTGGCTCACCCCCGAACAGGCCATCGTGCTGCCCATCAGCGACAAGTACCTCGACCTGGCGCGGCAAGTCGCTGGGGATCTGAAAGATTCCGATATTCGCGCCGCCGTTGACGAGCGCAGCGAGAAGATCGGCCGCAAGATCCGCGATGCGGAACTGGCCAAATTCCCGTTCATGCTCATCCTCGGTGAAAAGGAAGCCGCCGAAGGCACCGTGTCCGTAAGGGAACAAGGCCGGGGCGACCTGGGCGCCATGAGCGCCGGGTCCTTCGCCGACCTGGTGAACGAACGGGTGCGGGAGCAGCTCGGCGGCTTGTGA
- a CDS encoding translation initiation factor IF-3, giving the protein MVKEDPHRINSRIYGVSEVRVVGENIEQGVYPFNVALRMAEDLGLDLVEISPTAVPPVCRITDYKKFLYDLKKKQKEIKAKQATVEMKEIRFGPNTDDHDLNFKTNHARKFLQEGHKVKAFVFFRGRTIVFKERGEILLLKFAQELEDVGLVESMPKLEGKRMIMFLIPKKKK; this is encoded by the coding sequence GTGGTCAAGGAGGATCCCCATCGCATCAACTCGCGCATCTACGGGGTGAGCGAAGTGCGTGTGGTGGGCGAGAACATCGAGCAGGGGGTGTACCCGTTCAACGTGGCGCTGCGCATGGCCGAGGACCTGGGCCTGGACCTGGTGGAGATCAGCCCCACGGCCGTGCCTCCGGTGTGCCGCATCACGGACTACAAGAAGTTCCTGTACGACCTCAAGAAGAAGCAGAAGGAGATCAAGGCCAAGCAGGCCACCGTCGAGATGAAGGAGATCCGGTTCGGACCCAACACCGACGACCATGACCTGAACTTCAAGACCAACCACGCCCGGAAGTTCCTGCAGGAAGGCCACAAGGTGAAGGCTTTCGTGTTCTTCCGCGGCCGCACCATCGTGTTCAAGGAGCGCGGCGAGATCCTGCTGCTCAAGTTCGCTCAGGAACTGGAGGACGTGGGCCTGGTGGAGAGCATGCCCAAGCTGGAGGGCAAGCGCATGATCATGTTCCTCATTCCCAAGAAGAAGAAATAA
- the rpmI gene encoding 50S ribosomal protein L35, protein MPKMKTKSGAKKRFKLTGTGKVKRKHAFHNHILTKKHKKRKRNLAKMAVVHKRDEKNILELLK, encoded by the coding sequence ATGCCCAAGATGAAGACCAAGTCCGGCGCCAAGAAGCGGTTCAAGCTCACCGGCACCGGCAAGGTGAAACGCAAGCACGCGTTCCACAACCACATCCTTACCAAGAAGCACAAGAAGCGCAAGCGCAACCTCGCCAAGATGGCCGTGGTGCACAAGCGTGACGAGAAGAACATCCTCGAACTGCTCAAGTAA
- a CDS encoding AI-2E family transporter — protein sequence MGTADGGLRNWPVWAVALLLLLAWGAPVLIPLLYALLLALVLHPMVAGLERKGWPRSLAIGTALLLVLALVGALLGLLAWQVGLFLDQLPASEGSLWERLDRWVHDVMDRHHEAWWYSFTTALPGRIPAVLGSLLNGLFGMAFNAFIIPVYTALLLYNRRHFVAALAASVPADLAPRVPAILAKAVTTYARFIGGMVRVYLIVGLLNSVGFLALGVPYAVLFGLLTAIMTMIPYVGILFSSLLPIALAYTSSGSMWMPLGVIAVLGAVQYLEANLIFPKVVGERLGLSTLASLVVIFAGGALWGVAGMILLLPLVSLGVLVAEDVPALLPLRRWFGGVPNGRAAAADRATGT from the coding sequence ATGGGAACGGCTGACGGCGGGTTGAGGAACTGGCCCGTGTGGGCCGTGGCGCTCTTGCTCCTGCTGGCGTGGGGCGCGCCGGTGCTCATCCCCCTCCTCTATGCCCTGCTGCTGGCCCTGGTGCTGCACCCGATGGTGGCCGGCCTGGAGCGGAAAGGCTGGCCCCGGAGCCTCGCCATCGGCACCGCGCTGCTGCTCGTGCTGGCGCTGGTGGGCGCTCTCCTCGGCCTGCTCGCCTGGCAGGTGGGGCTGTTCCTCGACCAGTTGCCGGCCTCGGAAGGCAGCCTCTGGGAGCGGCTGGACCGCTGGGTGCACGACGTGATGGACCGTCACCACGAGGCGTGGTGGTATTCGTTCACCACCGCGCTGCCGGGCCGCATCCCGGCCGTCCTCGGCAGCCTCCTCAACGGCCTGTTCGGCATGGCCTTCAACGCGTTCATCATCCCGGTGTACACCGCCCTGCTGCTCTACAACCGCCGTCATTTCGTGGCCGCGCTGGCCGCCTCCGTGCCCGCCGACCTGGCGCCCCGCGTACCGGCCATCCTGGCCAAGGCGGTCACCACCTATGCCCGCTTCATCGGCGGCATGGTGCGGGTCTACCTCATCGTGGGGTTGCTCAATAGCGTCGGCTTCCTGGCGCTCGGCGTGCCTTACGCCGTTCTCTTCGGGCTGCTCACCGCCATCATGACCATGATCCCCTACGTGGGCATCCTGTTCAGCTCGCTGCTGCCCATCGCGCTGGCCTACACGTCCAGCGGGTCGATGTGGATGCCGCTGGGTGTCATCGCGGTGCTGGGCGCGGTGCAATACCTGGAGGCCAACCTCATCTTCCCCAAGGTGGTGGGCGAACGCCTGGGCCTGAGCACGCTGGCGAGCCTGGTGGTGATCTTCGCCGGTGGGGCGCTCTGGGGCGTGGCCGGCATGATCCTGCTGCTGCCCTTGGTATCGCTGGGGGTGCTTGTGGCCGAGGATGTCCCCGCCCTGCTCCCTTTGCGCCGGTGGTTCGGGGGCGTGCCGAACGGACGTGCCGCGGCTGCCGACCGCGCTACTGGAACTTGA
- a CDS encoding DoxX family protein: MFAPTFTSMLLNSEPLGEDFGVLLLRVTAGGGMFWLHGWPKLMHFSERMDSFADPFGIGSAASLVLIVFAEALCSVLVVLGLWTRAALIPLLIAMGVVVFMIDAGEPLKERELALFYLLSFATLLFTGSGRFSIDRIKFQ; encoded by the coding sequence ATGTTCGCCCCCACATTCACCTCCATGCTGCTGAACAGTGAACCCCTGGGAGAGGACTTCGGCGTGCTTCTGTTGCGCGTCACCGCTGGCGGCGGCATGTTCTGGTTGCACGGCTGGCCCAAGCTGATGCACTTCAGCGAGCGCATGGACAGCTTCGCCGACCCCTTCGGGATCGGTTCGGCCGCTTCCCTGGTGCTCATCGTGTTCGCCGAGGCGCTGTGCTCGGTCCTGGTGGTGCTGGGCCTTTGGACCCGCGCCGCCCTGATCCCCCTGCTGATCGCCATGGGGGTGGTGGTGTTCATGATCGACGCCGGCGAACCGCTGAAGGAGCGCGAGCTGGCGCTCTTCTACCTCCTGTCGTTCGCCACCCTCCTGTTCACCGGCAGCGGGCGCTTCAGCATCGACCGCATCAAGTTCCAGTAG
- a CDS encoding tetratricopeptide repeat protein, translating into MRTTLFAIAVVVSTTITGQDAADPFMEGLAAVRHQEHRAAVDIFTGVIAQRPEHARAWYYRGLSREALGDRTGALHDLDRALLLEPNDLNIRLRRAEAYVQAERFDLAEADLRAILEAAPDHAIGLHARYTWGQVLVARGEREAALVHYDELVRLAPTDAKAWCNRGLVRNNLGEHEAAVADLAHALSLDPTLVKAYGGRAHALIALGRNEEACMDIVKARELGDASLDELLIIHCL; encoded by the coding sequence ATGCGCACCACCCTGTTCGCCATCGCCGTCGTGGTCTCCACGACCATCACCGGCCAGGACGCCGCGGACCCGTTCATGGAGGGGCTCGCCGCCGTGCGGCACCAGGAGCACCGCGCCGCCGTGGACATCTTCACCGGGGTGATCGCCCAGCGGCCGGAGCATGCCCGCGCGTGGTACTACCGCGGGCTGAGCCGCGAGGCCCTGGGCGACCGGACGGGCGCCCTGCACGACCTGGACCGGGCGCTGCTGTTGGAACCGAACGACCTGAACATCCGCTTGCGACGCGCCGAAGCCTATGTGCAGGCCGAACGCTTCGACCTGGCCGAAGCCGACCTGCGCGCCATTCTCGAGGCCGCTCCGGACCATGCCATCGGCCTGCACGCGCGCTACACGTGGGGGCAGGTGCTGGTGGCCCGGGGCGAACGTGAGGCGGCCCTGGTCCACTATGACGAACTGGTCCGACTGGCCCCGACCGACGCCAAGGCCTGGTGCAATCGCGGGCTGGTGCGCAACAACCTGGGCGAGCACGAGGCGGCCGTGGCCGACCTCGCCCACGCCCTGTCGCTCGACCCCACGCTCGTGAAGGCTTATGGCGGCCGGGCCCATGCGCTGATCGCCTTGGGGCGCAACGAGGAGGCCTGCATGGACATCGTCAAGGCCCGTGAACTGGGCGACGCCTCGCTGGACGAGCTGCTGATCATCCATTGCCTGTGA
- a CDS encoding class I SAM-dependent methyltransferase translates to MSLKLKAAYWLRSALNVGQPRRCPCCGGTDLQVVDHKYIVTWLLECRQCHLRHRHPKDDPAWLERFYQKEYTVDTHMITKLPDAAAMEKLKTEGFPDLRDISPYIKALRPAGGRVLDYGCSWGYHVFKMRRAGLDAEGFELSRPRAAFGQRTLGVTIHSDPAAVNGRYDVISSSHVIEHLASIPDLVAFSRDHLVPGGLFMAFCPNGSDAYRRREPGLFHVNWGPCTPTTWTSRSRATSCATCPI, encoded by the coding sequence ATGAGCCTGAAGCTGAAGGCCGCGTACTGGCTGCGATCGGCGCTGAACGTGGGCCAGCCGCGGCGTTGCCCCTGTTGCGGCGGCACGGACCTGCAGGTGGTGGACCACAAGTACATCGTCACCTGGTTGCTGGAATGCCGGCAGTGTCACCTGCGACACCGCCATCCCAAGGATGACCCGGCCTGGTTGGAGCGCTTCTACCAGAAGGAGTACACGGTGGACACCCACATGATCACCAAGCTGCCCGATGCGGCGGCCATGGAGAAGCTCAAGACCGAGGGCTTCCCCGACCTGCGCGACATCTCCCCCTACATCAAGGCACTTCGTCCGGCCGGTGGGCGCGTGCTGGACTATGGCTGCAGCTGGGGCTACCACGTGTTCAAGATGCGCCGTGCCGGGCTCGATGCCGAGGGCTTCGAACTGAGCAGGCCACGCGCCGCCTTCGGCCAGCGCACCCTCGGCGTCACCATCCACAGCGACCCTGCCGCCGTGAACGGCCGCTACGACGTCATCAGCAGTTCGCACGTCATCGAGCACCTGGCCTCCATCCCCGATCTGGTCGCGTTCAGCAGGGACCACCTGGTGCCCGGGGGGCTGTTCATGGCGTTCTGCCCCAACGGAAGCGACGCCTACCGGCGCCGGGAACCGGGCCTCTTCCACGTGAACTGGGGTCCCTGCACCCCAACTACCTGGACATCCCGTTCGCGCGCCACCTCTTGCGCGACGTGCCCCATCTGA
- a CDS encoding 2OG-Fe(II) oxygenase yields the protein MEFIDMERLRARTDEIRTAFRSQRPFHWTMFEGFFKPDKAEEVHNSYPAIGEGTWDGTTYIDQKNKFSKTVFEPGSVMDRAFQELNSPELLGWLEEISGIEGLEGDPKLFGGGLHQSITGAFLNVHVDYNFHPDTKHHRRLNVLVYMNKDWKDEYEGHLELWDLTGSEKRLLGKVAPLFNRCAMFETNEISFHGHPKPLRTPPGVNRKSLATYYYTATRPEGEVAAEHNTVYVNTEGVGGQVKRFSSGVKAFLERINKQ from the coding sequence ATGGAATTCATCGACATGGAGCGCCTGCGGGCCCGCACCGACGAGATCCGCACTGCGTTCCGCTCCCAACGCCCCTTCCACTGGACCATGTTCGAGGGCTTCTTCAAGCCCGACAAGGCCGAGGAGGTCCACAACAGCTACCCCGCGATCGGCGAGGGCACCTGGGATGGCACCACTTACATCGACCAGAAGAACAAGTTCAGCAAGACCGTCTTCGAGCCGGGCAGCGTGATGGACCGGGCCTTCCAGGAGCTCAACAGCCCGGAGCTGCTGGGCTGGCTGGAGGAGATCAGCGGCATCGAGGGGCTGGAGGGCGACCCCAAGCTCTTCGGGGGCGGCCTGCACCAGAGCATCACCGGGGCCTTCCTCAACGTGCACGTGGACTACAACTTCCACCCCGACACCAAGCACCACCGCCGGCTGAACGTGCTGGTGTACATGAACAAGGACTGGAAGGACGAGTACGAAGGCCACCTCGAGCTCTGGGACCTCACCGGCAGTGAAAAGCGGTTGCTGGGCAAGGTGGCGCCGCTCTTCAACCGCTGCGCCATGTTCGAGACCAACGAGATCAGCTTCCACGGACACCCCAAGCCGCTGCGGACGCCGCCCGGCGTGAACCGCAAGAGCCTCGCCACCTACTACTACACGGCCACCCGGCCGGAGGGGGAGGTCGCCGCCGAGCACAACACCGTGTACGTGAACACCGAAGGCGTGGGCGGGCAGGTGAAGCGCTTCAGCAGCGGGGTCAAGGCCTTCCTGGAACGCATCAACAAGCAGTGA
- a CDS encoding S8 family serine peptidase, giving the protein MRIPSPLPILAGALLLAACQREPAAGPQDLQQGPVLVERAQPQTPPQGPPLDQEALDRTIIGILESRNDFRWDMVDLRTLWSATQYNDHSVSIGYQPANATGVEEQLHRIDIRSSEWRAVHDALLVRVLGMLNEGRRDPLDLRDILVEDDPVLPILTLRITDARVLTMLANLRNVRYVEPLDYWPAIADRSTSGCSPSTTALNAADVTTITPNARLPWNFNNHTIPAAWNTAQGLGITVGVIDAGLSSAQSYVGGAFNDGESNVGRTFTASATLGSSAYTSCSHGTSMAGQAVGPRNAGGATTGVAYKSNLRFVRASEDVVLNKSSERTAVKNALVALGGDPAVRVISMSIGTPFSYSVLRDGVNYAHGQGKLLFAAGGTSFSWTSWWGVIYPAAYSNCVAVTGVKENGSKCASCHDGSQIDLTICMERNSSSSRNSLSLPPSGSTPTYIGGSSSATATAAGIAALVWSARPTATRDQVLTCLKATAQFANSPSSSKGYGNINAAAAVNCALAL; this is encoded by the coding sequence ATGCGCATCCCATCCCCCCTTCCGATCCTCGCCGGCGCACTGCTGCTGGCCGCCTGCCAACGCGAACCCGCCGCCGGCCCCCAGGACCTGCAACAGGGCCCCGTGCTCGTTGAGCGCGCACAGCCACAAACCCCACCGCAAGGCCCCCCGCTCGACCAGGAGGCGCTCGACCGCACCATCATCGGCATCCTGGAATCCCGCAACGACTTCCGGTGGGACATGGTGGACCTGCGCACGTTGTGGAGCGCCACACAGTACAACGACCACAGCGTGAGCATCGGGTACCAGCCCGCCAACGCCACGGGCGTGGAGGAGCAGCTCCATCGCATCGACATCCGCTCCTCCGAGTGGCGCGCCGTGCATGACGCCCTGCTGGTGCGCGTCCTGGGCATGCTCAACGAAGGCCGCCGCGACCCGCTCGACCTGCGGGACATCCTGGTGGAGGACGACCCGGTGCTGCCCATCCTCACCCTGCGCATCACCGATGCCCGGGTGCTGACGATGCTGGCCAACCTGCGCAACGTGCGCTATGTGGAGCCGCTCGACTACTGGCCGGCGATCGCCGACCGCAGCACCAGCGGCTGCAGCCCGAGCACCACCGCGCTCAACGCCGCCGACGTCACCACCATCACGCCCAACGCGCGGTTGCCGTGGAACTTCAACAACCACACCATCCCTGCGGCCTGGAACACGGCGCAGGGCCTGGGCATCACCGTGGGCGTGATCGATGCGGGCCTCAGTTCGGCGCAGAGCTACGTGGGCGGCGCGTTCAACGACGGCGAGAGCAACGTGGGCCGCACCTTCACGGCTTCCGCCACGCTGGGCAGCTCGGCCTACACCAGCTGCTCGCACGGCACCAGCATGGCCGGCCAGGCCGTGGGGCCGCGCAACGCCGGTGGCGCCACCACGGGCGTGGCCTACAAGAGCAACCTGCGCTTCGTGCGCGCCAGCGAGGATGTGGTGCTGAACAAGAGCAGCGAGCGCACCGCGGTGAAGAACGCCTTGGTGGCCCTCGGTGGTGACCCCGCCGTGCGGGTGATCAGCATGAGCATCGGCACACCGTTCAGCTACAGCGTCCTTCGGGATGGCGTCAACTACGCCCACGGCCAGGGCAAACTGCTCTTCGCCGCAGGCGGCACCAGCTTCAGCTGGACCAGCTGGTGGGGCGTGATCTACCCGGCGGCCTACAGCAATTGCGTGGCGGTGACCGGCGTGAAGGAGAACGGCAGCAAGTGCGCCAGCTGCCACGACGGCTCGCAGATCGACCTCACCATCTGCATGGAGCGGAACAGCAGCAGCAGCCGCAACTCGCTCTCCCTGCCGCCCTCGGGCAGCACGCCCACCTACATCGGTGGCAGCAGCAGCGCCACGGCGACGGCCGCAGGGATCGCCGCCCTGGTGTGGAGCGCCCGGCCCACCGCCACGCGCGACCAGGTGCTCACCTGCCTGAAGGCCACGGCCCAGTTCGCCAACAGCCCCAGCAGCAGCAAGGGCTACGGCAACATCAACGCGGCCGCCGCGGTGAACTGCGCGCTCGCGCTCTGA
- a CDS encoding class I SAM-dependent methyltransferase gives MRNALIRLHIHAKGLLLLLRPHAWLGWSVHPFRFAANTLALSAWIARQRKGPEVMNDFHTFRRVHAKREQLHAHVIRRLGLHEAPIDYLEFGVFDGRSFRWWLAHAPHADSRFHGFDTFEGLPEQWGAFAMGDMATTVPVLEDPRGRFHKGLFQETLLPFLRSAPFADGRRRVIHLDADLYSSTLFVLTALGPHLRAGDVLLFDEFNVPNHEFAALQAFQASWYVRTELLGAVNNYYQVALLVV, from the coding sequence ATGCGCAACGCCCTCATCCGGCTCCACATCCACGCCAAGGGCCTCCTGCTGCTCCTGCGGCCGCATGCCTGGCTGGGCTGGTCGGTGCATCCCTTCCGCTTCGCGGCCAACACCCTGGCGCTCTCCGCCTGGATCGCACGCCAGCGCAAGGGCCCAGAGGTGATGAACGACTTCCACACCTTCCGCCGCGTGCATGCCAAACGCGAGCAGCTTCATGCCCATGTCATCCGGCGGTTGGGCCTCCATGAAGCTCCCATCGACTACCTGGAGTTCGGGGTCTTCGACGGGCGCTCGTTCCGCTGGTGGCTCGCCCATGCACCGCATGCCGACAGCCGCTTCCACGGCTTCGACACCTTCGAGGGCCTGCCCGAGCAATGGGGCGCGTTCGCCATGGGCGACATGGCCACCACGGTGCCCGTGTTGGAGGACCCGCGCGGGCGGTTCCACAAGGGGCTGTTCCAGGAGACCCTCCTGCCCTTCCTGCGTTCGGCCCCGTTCGCGGACGGCCGCCGCAGGGTGATCCATCTGGACGCCGACCTCTACTCCTCCACCCTCTTCGTGCTCACCGCCCTGGGGCCGCACCTGCGCGCGGGCGATGTCCTGCTCTTCGACGAGTTCAATGTGCCGAACCACGAGTTCGCGGCCCTTCAGGCCTTTCAGGCCTCGTGGTACGTGCGCACCGAACTGCTCGGAGCCGTGAACAACTACTACCAGGTGGCCCTGCTCGTGGTGTGA
- the rplT gene encoding 50S ribosomal protein L20 translates to MPRSKNKVASRTKRKKILKLAKGSFGRRKNVYTVAKNSVEKGLTHAYSGRRIKKRDFRALWIQRINAACRLHGTSYSVFMAGLKKASIDLDRKALAEIAYSDAEAFKAIVQKVK, encoded by the coding sequence ATGCCCCGCAGTAAGAACAAGGTCGCCAGCCGCACCAAGCGCAAGAAGATCCTCAAGCTGGCCAAAGGCAGCTTCGGCCGCCGCAAGAACGTCTATACCGTCGCCAAGAACAGCGTGGAGAAGGGCCTCACCCACGCCTACTCCGGCCGGCGCATCAAGAAGCGCGACTTCCGCGCCCTCTGGATCCAGCGCATCAATGCCGCGTGCCGCCTCCATGGCACCAGCTACAGCGTCTTCATGGCGGGCCTCAAGAAGGCCAGCATCGACCTGGACCGCAAGGCCCTGGCCGAGATCGCCTACAGCGACGCCGAGGCCTTCAAGGCCATCGTGCAGAAGGTGAAGTGA